Proteins encoded in a region of the Chitinophagales bacterium genome:
- a CDS encoding aspartate kinase — MQVFKFGGASIKDAASIRNVFAILKKYKDEKVVIVVSALDKTTNKLEEITNAYFNKQENAHELLDNLKSQHFNILNELFEEKNHPVFNEINNSFVEIDWILEDLPSDRYDYLYDQIVSVGEMVSTKMVSAYLNHCNLKTQWMDVRDFVRTDNTYREGKVFWDVTEKNIATKIPGLLNDQFVLTQGFLAGTAENYTTTLGREGSDYTAAIFGYCLQAESVTIWKDVAGVLNADPRYFFDAEKFDNLTYHEAIEMAYYGASVIHPKTIKPLQNKNIPLYVRSFIHPDEQGTVIGELPPVRDSGSVKNNMPILVLKKDQLLFSITSKDFSFIAEDNLSFIFGVLSQYNVKMNMMQNAAISFSICIDRNENLSTVIKLLDENFSIKTNGGLDLLTIRHYTESLIEKYTSGKEILLEQKSRNTVQLVMRDLISDQL, encoded by the coding sequence ATTCAGGTCTTCAAGTTCGGTGGTGCTTCTATAAAGGATGCCGCTTCTATTCGTAATGTATTTGCTATCCTCAAAAAATATAAGGATGAAAAGGTTGTTATTGTAGTTTCTGCCCTGGATAAAACAACCAATAAACTAGAAGAGATAACTAATGCATATTTCAATAAACAAGAAAACGCACACGAACTCCTGGATAACCTGAAGAGTCAACACTTTAACATTTTAAACGAATTATTTGAAGAAAAAAATCATCCGGTATTTAATGAAATAAACAACTCATTTGTAGAAATAGACTGGATCCTGGAAGATTTACCTTCAGACAGATATGATTATTTGTACGATCAGATTGTTTCAGTTGGTGAAATGGTATCCACTAAAATGGTTAGCGCCTATTTGAATCACTGTAACCTTAAAACACAATGGATGGATGTACGCGATTTCGTCCGGACTGACAACACTTACCGCGAAGGAAAAGTCTTTTGGGATGTTACTGAAAAAAATATCGCAACCAAAATTCCAGGCCTGTTAAATGATCAATTTGTACTCACACAAGGATTTCTGGCAGGAACTGCCGAAAACTATACTACCACTCTCGGCCGTGAGGGCTCGGATTATACAGCCGCTATCTTTGGATATTGCCTTCAAGCAGAAAGTGTGACAATATGGAAGGATGTTGCCGGCGTACTAAATGCAGATCCGCGCTATTTTTTCGATGCCGAAAAATTTGACAACCTGACTTATCACGAAGCAATTGAAATGGCTTACTATGGTGCTTCAGTAATACATCCGAAAACAATAAAACCCTTGCAGAATAAAAACATCCCCCTGTATGTAAGATCATTTATCCATCCCGATGAGCAAGGTACTGTTATAGGAGAATTACCACCTGTCCGTGACTCAGGCTCAGTCAAAAACAACATGCCAATACTAGTATTGAAAAAAGATCAGTTGCTGTTTTCCATAACCTCAAAAGATTTTTCTTTTATTGCCGAAGACAACCTTAGTTTTATTTTCGGGGTACTCTCTCAATACAACGTAAAGATGAATATGATGCAAAATGCTGCAATCAGCTTTTCTATCTGCATCGATAGAAATGAAAATTTATCTACTGTTATAAAATTACTTGATGAAAACTTTTCTATTAAAACCAATGGTGGCCTGGATTTACTTACTATCCGGCATTATACAGAAAGCTTAATAGAAAAATATACTTCAGGAAAGGAAATCCTGTTAGAACAGAAAAGCAGAAATACAGTCCAGCTTGTAATGAGGGATTTGATTTCAGATCAATTGTGA
- a CDS encoding DUF2905 domain-containing protein produces MAQLPSLGKVLIVMGIVLLVIGIILTQLNRLPFVGKLPGDILIRKGNFTFYFPVVTSILLSVVLTLIFYFINKLKR; encoded by the coding sequence ATGGCTCAATTACCTTCCTTAGGAAAAGTGCTGATTGTTATGGGGATTGTTTTGCTGGTTATAGGAATTATTCTGACACAATTAAACAGGCTGCCATTCGTGGGAAAATTGCCCGGTGACATCCTCATAAGGAAAGGAAACTTTACCTTTTATTTTCCGGTAGTAACCTCCATATTATTGAGTGTAGTACTTACGCTTATATTCTATTTCATAAATAAATTAAAGCGGTAA
- a CDS encoding dienelactone hydrolase family protein gives MTQGNDTLRYRILYPQNYLPQKKYPLIIFLHGSGESGIDNENQLVHGGDLFLKKDVREKFPALILFPQCPPDSSWSYYETEIDTATHNEKLNFPYNDQPAYPERMLKRLIDSLIETGIADKERIYLGGLSLGGFGTYDLLIRYPKYFAAAFPIAGACNLSLMVKKGRHIPIWIFHGTRDDVVDPSFDRTLYMKLKKKNKELRYTEYPDANHNSWDSAFAEPELLPWLFAHHR, from the coding sequence ATGACACAAGGGAATGATACATTACGTTATCGCATTCTATACCCGCAAAATTATCTTCCGCAAAAAAAATATCCTTTGATCATTTTTCTTCATGGCTCAGGAGAAAGTGGCATTGATAATGAAAACCAACTGGTACATGGAGGAGATCTATTTTTAAAAAAAGATGTACGGGAAAAATTTCCTGCATTAATTTTATTTCCACAATGCCCCCCTGATTCTTCCTGGTCATATTACGAAACAGAGATTGATACAGCAACGCATAACGAAAAATTGAATTTCCCCTATAATGATCAACCTGCATATCCTGAGAGAATGTTGAAGAGGCTTATCGATAGTTTGATCGAAACTGGAATTGCAGATAAGGAGAGAATATACCTGGGCGGACTTTCTTTAGGCGGGTTTGGTACCTATGACCTGTTGATCCGTTATCCAAAATATTTTGCAGCGGCTTTTCCTATTGCCGGCGCCTGTAATTTGAGTCTAATGGTAAAAAAAGGCCGGCATATCCCTATTTGGATTTTTCATGGGACCAGGGATGATGTAGTGGATCCCTCTTTTGACCGCACTTTATATATGAAGCTGAAGAAAAAAAATAAAGAGCTTAGGTACACAGAATATCCTGATGCTAATCACAATAGCTGGGATTCTGCTTTTGCAGAACCAGAATTATTACCCTGGTTATTTGCGCATCATCGTTAA